From the Anaerolineae bacterium genome, the window TGGGAAGCGGTACAGCCGGAGGTCGAGCGCATCGGGCAGATCAGCGGAATGCGGGTGGTGGTGTCCGACGCGGAAGGCCGCATCGTGGCGGATTCGGAGAGCGCGCTGATCGGCAAATCGGCCGCCGGCCGCTGGCAGGTGCCGGCCGTCGAGATCCTCGTCGGCGGCCGGCCAGTGGGCTTCTTGTACATGATCCCGCCGACCGAGCCTCGCGAGACGGAACGGGCCTTCCTCCGGGCCGTCAACCGCTCCATTTTGTTCGGCGCGCTGTTCGCCGGCGCGGCGGCGATACTGGTCACCCTGGGCATGTCGGACCGCATCCTGCGGCCTATCGAGCGGCTGACGGCCGCCGCCCAGCGCATGGAGAAGGGAGATCTCTCGGTGCGGGTGCCGGTGGATTCGCAG encodes:
- a CDS encoding HAMP domain-containing protein, translating into MWNSLRVRLLMAIILVVLVAVTVTAVVVGRRTAGEFQRYVERGGPIPLARYAGFLARSYDLRRSWEAVQPEVERIGQISGMRVVVSDAEGRIVADSESALIGKSAAGRWQVPAVEILVGGRPVGFLYMIPPTEPRETERAFLRAVNRSILFGALFAGAAAILVTLGMSDRILRPIERLTAAAQRMEKGDLSVRVPVDSQDEIGKLAHAFNAMASSLAMQEQLRRNLVSDVAHELRTP